The following proteins are co-located in the Streptomyces bottropensis ATCC 25435 genome:
- a CDS encoding histidine phosphatase family protein — MGDLLLVRHGETEWSASGQHTSWTDLSLTDHGREQASGLAPLLASHRVGTVFVSPLKRARETAELAGLTGARVDADLVEWDYGGYEGVTTVEIHRTRPEWFLFTDGVAPGPPEHPGESPEEVGARADRMLAKAHAALANSEGSVVLVAHGHVLRVLTARYLGLPASGGALFQLATGTVCRLGTEHGRPVVAGWNVRPPS, encoded by the coding sequence ATGGGTGATCTTCTTCTGGTGCGGCACGGCGAGACCGAGTGGTCGGCGTCCGGGCAGCACACCAGCTGGACCGACCTCTCACTGACCGACCACGGCCGCGAGCAGGCGAGCGGTCTCGCCCCGCTGCTCGCCTCGCACCGCGTCGGCACCGTCTTCGTGAGTCCTCTGAAGCGGGCCCGGGAGACCGCGGAGCTGGCCGGGCTCACCGGCGCGCGCGTCGACGCGGATCTCGTCGAGTGGGACTACGGCGGGTACGAGGGCGTCACGACCGTCGAGATCCATCGCACCCGGCCGGAGTGGTTCCTGTTCACGGACGGGGTCGCGCCCGGTCCGCCGGAGCATCCCGGGGAGAGCCCGGAGGAGGTCGGGGCGCGCGCCGACCGGATGCTGGCGAAGGCGCACGCGGCGCTGGCGAACAGCGAGGGGAGCGTGGTGCTCGTGGCGCACGGGCACGTCCTGCGGGTCCTCACGGCCCGCTATCTCGGCCTGCCCGCCTCCGGGGGCGCGCTGTTCCAGCTGGCCACGGGCACGGTCTGCCGCCTCGGCACGGAGCACGGACGCCCGGTCGTCGCGGGCTGGAATGTCAGACCCCCCTCGTAG
- a CDS encoding acyl-CoA thioesterase, producing the protein MAEPFSVPVTVRGYETDVQGHLNQSVYLQYGEHARWSLLQAAGIRQADLMAKGVGPVALETTISYRRELLAGDEVEVSCVFVWGEGRTFRIEQTVRRTDGTVAAEIAGVGGLMDLKLRKLVADPRAYFRALAKDPSLFGL; encoded by the coding sequence ATGGCCGAGCCGTTCTCCGTTCCGGTGACCGTGCGGGGATACGAGACCGATGTGCAGGGGCACCTGAACCAGAGCGTGTACCTGCAGTACGGCGAGCACGCGCGCTGGTCGCTGCTGCAGGCCGCCGGAATTCGCCAGGCCGACCTGATGGCGAAGGGCGTCGGGCCCGTGGCGCTGGAGACGACCATCAGCTACCGGCGTGAACTGCTGGCCGGCGACGAGGTCGAGGTGAGTTGCGTCTTCGTCTGGGGTGAGGGCAGGACGTTCCGCATCGAGCAGACCGTACGCAGGACGGACGGCACCGTCGCGGCCGAGATCGCCGGCGTGGGCGGCCTGATGGACCTCAAGCTCCGCAAGCTGGTGGCCGACCCGCGGGCGTACTTCCGGGCGCTGGCGAAGGATCCCTCGCTGTTCGGACTGTGA
- a CDS encoding class I SAM-dependent methyltransferase has translation MVDHDVLAATRDAYDAVASTYARLFGDSLRDSPLDRAILGAFAEVARARGGGRVADLGCGPGHVTAHLAESGLEAFGVDASPAMVELARQAHPGLRFEVGSMAALDIPDGALGGVLSRWSVIHTPPHEVPVLLAEFHRVLAPGGHLLIGFSASEGPSHPTQVFDHTVAPAHRWWPDHLAALLRTSGLAEVARMVREPQPTDRRQFQEVQLLARKAEE, from the coding sequence ATGGTCGACCACGATGTCCTCGCTGCCACGCGCGACGCCTACGACGCCGTCGCCTCGACCTATGCGCGGCTGTTCGGCGACTCGCTGCGGGACAGTCCCCTGGACCGCGCGATCCTGGGTGCCTTCGCCGAGGTCGCGCGGGCGCGCGGGGGCGGTCGGGTCGCGGACCTGGGGTGCGGGCCCGGCCATGTCACCGCTCATCTCGCCGAGTCGGGGCTGGAGGCGTTCGGGGTGGACGCCTCGCCGGCGATGGTCGAGCTGGCCCGGCAGGCCCACCCCGGGCTGCGGTTCGAGGTGGGCTCGATGGCCGCGTTGGACATCCCGGACGGTGCGCTCGGCGGCGTACTGTCGCGTTGGTCCGTCATCCACACCCCGCCGCACGAGGTCCCCGTCCTCCTCGCGGAGTTCCACCGCGTGCTGGCGCCCGGTGGCCACCTGCTCATCGGCTTCTCGGCGAGCGAGGGGCCGTCCCACCCCACGCAGGTCTTCGATCACACCGTCGCGCCCGCCCACCGGTGGTGGCCCGATCACCTCGCCGCGTTGCTGCGCACGTCCGGACTGGCCGAGGTCGCCCGGATGGTGCGCGAGCCGCAGCCCACCGACCGCAGGCAGTTCCAGGAGGTCCAACTGCTGGCCCGCAAGGCTGAGGAGTGA
- a CDS encoding HAD domain-containing protein, which yields MTSRPLLLLDVDGPLNPFGARLWRPRGYVTRRVHPANWSSRQKPGSRRLRRGLRIRLNPAHGERLLALPYELAWATTWMHEANEMIGPVIGLPRDLPVIEFGNLFATDADGLYWKTRRVLEWAAGRPFVWVDDMITDLDVRHVAEHHGTPALLLRIDPRRGLREEEFTELERWARALGGGLDGTGAAGS from the coding sequence ATGACGAGCCGACCCCTGCTCCTCCTCGACGTCGACGGTCCCCTCAATCCCTTCGGCGCCCGGCTGTGGCGTCCCCGTGGCTATGTGACCCGGCGGGTGCATCCCGCGAACTGGTCCTCCCGGCAGAAACCGGGGTCCCGCCGGCTGCGCCGGGGCCTGCGGATTAGGTTGAACCCGGCGCACGGGGAGCGACTGCTCGCGCTGCCCTACGAGTTGGCGTGGGCCACGACCTGGATGCACGAGGCCAACGAGATGATCGGGCCGGTGATCGGGCTGCCGCGCGATCTGCCGGTCATCGAGTTCGGCAACCTCTTCGCCACGGACGCCGACGGGCTGTACTGGAAGACCCGGCGGGTCCTGGAGTGGGCGGCGGGACGGCCGTTCGTCTGGGTCGACGACATGATCACCGACCTCGACGTACGGCACGTGGCCGAGCACCACGGCACACCGGCCCTGCTGCTGCGGATCGATCCGCGCCGGGGGCTGCGCGAGGAGGAGTTCACGGAGCTGGAGCGGTGGGCCCGCGCCCTGGGGGGCGGCCTGGACGGCACCGGTGCGGCGGGCTCGTAG